A window from Scleropages formosus chromosome 17, fSclFor1.1, whole genome shotgun sequence encodes these proteins:
- the rorb gene encoding nuclear receptor ROR-beta translates to MRAQIEVIPCKICGDKSSGIHYGVITCEGCKGFFRRSQQNNASYSCPRQRNCLIDRTNRNRCQHCRLQKCLALGMSRDAVKFGRMSKKQRDSLYAEVQKHQQRLQEQRQQQNGEAEALARVYTSSISNGLSNLHNEIGGTYSNGHVVDLPKAQGPNGFYNVDSTQPSPDQSGLDMSGMKQIKQEPIYDLTPVPNLFTYSSYPDGQLAPGVTMSELDRITQNIIKSHLETCQYTAEELQQLAWQTHTYEEVKLYQSKTREVLWQQCAIQITHAIQYVVEFAKRINGFMELCQNDQILLLKSGCLEVVLVRMCRAFNPLNNTVLFEGKYGGMQMFKALGCDDLVSAVFDFAKSLCSLQLTEEEIALFSAAVLISTDRPWLIEPRKVQKLQEKIYFALQHVMQKNHLDEDVLAKLIARIPTLSALCTLHTEELQAFQQSHPETVNVLFPPLYKELFNPDSSCGPK, encoded by the exons GGTTTCTTCCGAAGGAGCCAACAGAACAACGCCTCATATTCCTGCCCTCGACAGAGGAACTGTTTAATCGACAGAACAAACCGGAACCGATGTCAACACTGCCGGCTACAGAAGTGTCTCGCCCTTGGAATGTCTAGAGATG CCGTGAAGTTTGGCCGGATGTCCAAGAAGCAGCGGGACAGCCTGTACGCGGAGGTGCAGAAGCACCAGCAGCGCCTgcaggagcagcggcagcagcagaacGGGGAGGCGGAGGCGCTCGCCCGTGTCTACACCAGCAGCATTAGCAATGGCCTCAGTAACCTGCACAACGAAATCGGGGGCACCTACTCCAACGGGCACGTGGTGGACCTGCCCAAGGCCCAGGGCCCCAACGGCTTCTACAACGTGGACTCCACCCAGCCGTCTCCGGACCAGTCAGGCTTGGACATGTCTGGGATGAAGCAGATCAAGCAAGAGCCCATTTACGACCTGACGCCCGTGCCTAACCTTTTCACGTACAGCTCGTACCCAGACGGTCAGCTGGCACCCGGGGTGACCATGTCAGAGTTAG ATCGGATTACGCAGAACATCATCAAGTCCCACCTGGAGACCTGCCAGTACACAGCGGAGGAGCTGCAGCAGTTGGCCTGGCAGACGCACACCTACGAGGAGGTCAAGCTGTACCAGAGTAAG ACCCGGGAGGTTCTGTGGCAACAGTGTGCAATCCAGATCACGCACGCAATACAGTACGTGGTTGAGTTTGCCAAGCGCATCAATGGCTTCATGGAGCTCTGCCAGAACGACCAGATCCTCCTCCTCAAGTCAG GTTGCCTGGAGGTGGTCCTGGTGAGGATGTGCCGCGCGTTCAACCCTCTCAACAACACCGTACTGTTTGAGGGAAAGTACGGTGGCATGCAGATGTTCAAGGCCCTAG GGTGCGATGACTTGGTCAGCGCAGTGTTTGACTTTGCCAAGAGCCTGTGTTCCCTACAACTCACGGAGGAGGAGATAGCGCTCTTCTCGGCCGCCGTCCTCATCTCCACAG ATCGGCCCTGGTTGATCGAGCCACGGAAGGTCCAGAAACTCCAGGAGAAGATCTACTTCGCCCTGCAGCACGTCATGCAGAAGAACCACCTGGACGAGGACGTTCTGGCCAAA CTCATTGCCAGGATCCCCACGCTGTCGGCACTTTGCACCCTGCACACGGAGGAGCTGCAGGCGTTCCAGCAGTCGCACCCCGAAACGGTGAACGTGCTCTTCCCGCCGCTCTACAAAGAGCTGTTCAACCCGGACTCTTCGTGCGGGCCCAAGTGA